A stretch of the Psychroserpens sp. Hel_I_66 genome encodes the following:
- a CDS encoding succinate dehydrogenase/fumarate reductase iron-sulfur subunit produces the protein MNLTLKIWRQKGANDKGKMVDYSISDVSPDMSFLEMLDVLNSELITKGEEPVAFDHDCREGICGSCSLYINGEAHGPDRGVTTCQLHMRMFKDGDVITIEPFRAKAFPVIKDLIVDRSAFDRIQHAGGFISVNTSGLTVDANAIPVNKHDADESFMAATCIGCGACVASCKNASAMLFVGAKVSQFALLPQGQVEATDRVLNMVKQMDEEGFGNCTNTGACEVECPKGISLENIARMNREYLAASLKG, from the coding sequence ATGAACCTTACATTAAAGATTTGGAGACAAAAAGGAGCCAATGACAAAGGGAAAATGGTAGACTATAGCATTAGCGATGTCTCTCCAGATATGTCTTTCTTAGAAATGCTAGACGTTCTTAATAGTGAACTCATAACCAAAGGAGAAGAACCTGTTGCATTTGATCATGATTGTCGTGAAGGTATTTGTGGTTCATGTTCATTATATATAAATGGCGAAGCACATGGTCCTGATAGAGGTGTAACTACCTGCCAATTGCATATGCGTATGTTTAAAGATGGTGATGTTATTACCATTGAGCCTTTTAGAGCTAAGGCATTTCCTGTAATTAAAGATTTAATTGTAGATAGAAGCGCTTTTGATCGTATCCAACATGCAGGAGGATTTATTTCTGTTAATACATCTGGTTTAACTGTAGATGCAAATGCTATCCCGGTAAACAAACACGATGCAGATGAATCATTTATGGCTGCCACGTGTATTGGTTGTGGTGCTTGTGTTGCAAGTTGTAAAAATGCCTCTGCAATGTTATTTGTAGGTGCAAAAGTATCTCAATTTGCCTTGTTACCACAAGGTCAGGTAGAGGCGACAGATCGTGTATTGAATATGGTCAAACAAATGGATGAAGAAGGCTTTGGTAATTGTACCAATACTGGAGCTTGCGAAGTGGAATGCCCTAAAGGAATTTCTTTAGAGAATATTGCACGTATGAATCGTGAGTATTTAGCAGCAAGTTTAAAAGGTTAA
- a CDS encoding MutS-related protein, with translation MSVAITYFKKSLENHQLEVKKLYKKTTLLSLLRLLVFLITAIAIYFTFQSWQIAIVIGLSGISVFIVLLSKYTSVKNKRTLHKALATINEEEIKIASGEFQHRKTGDQFQDPKHFYSLDIDLFGKGSFFQYLNRTSTSEGELQLANALKANNVANIEDRQDAIKELSTKTEWTQLYAATASLIKTQTPAPTIIKWLKTHKTFIPKQMFLATWLFALLSITLLALAIFEVIGIGFFGYWIFAGLGITGIYLKKINDLALNADKTKDTFRQYASLLLQIENETFTSKLLKEKQQKIRSENKKASEIFSEFSKHLDALDNRNNLIGALFGNGYLLLDIKNSYNVEQWVLKYAHKVEDWFEVVSFFDAYNSLGNYAFNHEAYVFPEISNGKSTIKASQLGHPLLNPKKRVDSDVTIDNQEFFIVTGANMAGKSTFLRTISLHIVMANVGLPVCAKSSIYSPVKLITSMRTSDSLTDDSSYFFSELTRLKFIVDAIEKESYFIILDEILKGTNSTDKAIGSRKFVEKLVAGNATGIIATHDLSLCEISEELEDVKNYYFDAEIVNDELYFDYKFKQGICQNMNASFLLKKMQIVD, from the coding sequence ATGTCTGTCGCAATAACTTATTTTAAAAAAAGCCTTGAAAATCATCAATTAGAAGTAAAGAAACTTTATAAAAAGACGACGCTTTTAAGCCTTTTAAGACTGCTTGTTTTTCTCATTACAGCAATCGCTATCTATTTTACTTTCCAAAGTTGGCAAATTGCCATTGTTATTGGTTTGTCAGGAATTTCGGTGTTTATAGTTCTACTTTCTAAATATACCAGTGTCAAAAATAAACGAACTCTTCATAAGGCACTAGCAACAATTAATGAAGAGGAAATAAAAATTGCTTCTGGCGAATTTCAGCATAGAAAAACAGGAGATCAATTTCAAGACCCAAAGCACTTTTATAGCTTGGATATTGATCTCTTCGGAAAAGGATCATTTTTTCAATATTTAAATAGAACAAGTACTTCGGAAGGTGAATTGCAGCTCGCAAATGCTTTAAAAGCAAATAATGTTGCCAATATAGAAGACAGGCAGGACGCGATAAAAGAATTATCAACCAAAACCGAATGGACACAATTATATGCAGCAACAGCTAGCTTAATTAAAACCCAAACGCCTGCTCCAACAATTATAAAATGGTTAAAAACCCATAAAACGTTTATTCCAAAACAGATGTTTTTAGCTACTTGGTTATTTGCATTACTATCAATTACACTATTAGCCCTAGCAATTTTTGAAGTTATTGGGATTGGATTTTTTGGGTATTGGATTTTTGCAGGACTTGGCATTACAGGCATATATCTCAAAAAAATAAATGATCTCGCTTTAAATGCAGATAAAACTAAAGATACATTTAGACAATATGCATCACTGTTATTACAAATAGAAAATGAGACATTTACATCAAAATTATTAAAAGAAAAACAGCAAAAAATAAGATCTGAAAACAAAAAGGCTTCAGAGATTTTTTCGGAATTTTCTAAACACCTAGATGCCTTGGATAACCGTAATAATCTTATTGGTGCTCTTTTTGGGAATGGCTATTTACTTTTAGATATCAAAAACTCTTATAACGTTGAACAATGGGTTTTAAAATACGCCCACAAAGTAGAAGATTGGTTTGAAGTGGTGTCGTTTTTTGACGCATACAACAGTTTAGGTAATTATGCTTTTAACCATGAAGCCTATGTATTTCCTGAAATATCAAACGGAAAATCAACTATAAAAGCGTCTCAATTAGGACATCCACTTTTAAACCCTAAAAAAAGAGTAGATAGTGATGTCACTATCGATAATCAAGAATTCTTTATTGTAACGGGAGCTAATATGGCAGGAAAGAGTACGTTTCTTCGTACCATTTCTCTTCATATTGTAATGGCAAACGTTGGGTTGCCTGTTTGTGCAAAGTCAAGTATCTATTCTCCTGTTAAACTTATAACGAGCATGCGTACGAGCGATTCACTCACAGATGATAGTAGTTACTTTTTTAGTGAATTAACTCGACTAAAATTCATTGTTGATGCTATAGAAAAAGAATCTTATTTTATTATTCTTGATGAAATCTTAAAAGGTACAAACAGTACAGATAAAGCAATCGGTTCAAGAAAATTTGTAGAAAAACTAGTGGCAGGAAACGCAACCGGTATTATTGCAACTCACGATTTGAGTCTTTGTGAAATTTCCGAAGAACTTGAGGACGTCAAAAACTATTATTTTGATGCTGAAATCGTTAACGACGAACTATATTTTGACTATAAATTCAAACAAGGTATTTGCCAAAATATGAATGCAAGCTTTTTACTGAAGAAGATGCAGATTGTGGATTAG
- the rpmA gene encoding 50S ribosomal protein L27 gives MAHKKGVGSSKNGRESESKRLGVKIFGGQAAVAGNIIVRQRGNTHHPGENVYGGKDHTLHAKVDGLVRFTKKKDGKSFVSIDAFEA, from the coding sequence ATGGCTCATAAAAAAGGAGTAGGTAGTTCTAAAAACGGTAGAGAATCAGAATCAAAACGCTTAGGTGTTAAGATTTTTGGTGGACAAGCTGCTGTTGCAGGAAACATTATCGTAAGACAAAGAGGTAATACACATCATCCAGGTGAAAATGTGTATGGCGGAAAAGACCACACTTTACATGCTAAAGTAGATGGTTTAGTAAGATTCACAAAGAAAAAAGATGGTAAGTCTTTTGTTTCTATTGATGCTTTTGAAGCATAA
- the rplU gene encoding 50S ribosomal protein L21 has protein sequence MYAIVEIAGHQFKVEKDQKVFVNRLATEEGKKVDFDNVLLIGDGDNITLGAPAIGGALVSAKVLKHLKGDKVIVFKKKRRKGYRVKNGHRQSLSEILIEGITTSGGKKAEKAEPKKETKKAESKEEAKKETPKAKPAAKKATGKADDLKKIEGAGPKAAEALVNAGIDTFEKVANTDAAKLSEILTEESSRLAHIVTDTWPKQARLAADGKWDELKELQDRLDGGIEK, from the coding sequence ATGTACGCAATTGTAGAGATAGCAGGGCATCAATTTAAAGTTGAAAAAGACCAAAAAGTTTTTGTTAACCGTTTAGCAACAGAAGAAGGTAAGAAAGTAGATTTCGATAACGTTCTTTTAATTGGTGATGGTGACAATATTACTTTAGGCGCCCCAGCTATAGGCGGAGCACTTGTAAGTGCAAAAGTCTTAAAGCACCTTAAAGGTGACAAAGTAATCGTCTTCAAAAAGAAGAGAAGAAAAGGTTACCGTGTAAAAAACGGACACAGACAATCTTTATCTGAAATCCTTATTGAAGGTATTACTACTTCTGGAGGAAAGAAAGCTGAAAAAGCTGAACCTAAGAAGGAAACTAAAAAAGCTGAATCAAAAGAAGAAGCTAAAAAGGAAACACCTAAAGCGAAACCAGCTGCTAAAAAAGCAACAGGAAAAGCTGATGATTTGAAAAAAATCGAAGGTGCAGGACCTAAAGCTGCTGAAGCTTTAGTAAACGCAGGAATTGATACTTTTGAAAAAGTAGCAAATACTGATGCTGCTAAATTAAGTGAAATTCTTACTGAAGAAAGTTCAAGATTAGCGCACATCGTTACAGATACTTGGCCAAAACAAGCTAGATTAGCTGCAGATGGTAAGTGGGACGAATTAAAAGAATTACAAGACAGATTAGATGGTGGAATTGAAAAGTAA
- a CDS encoding M16 family metallopeptidase — MKNYLLILASFVLVGFSVNAQQVEFEEFDLDNGLHVILHQDNTAPVVTVGVMYDVGGKDLGGTAAAPRTGFAHFFEHLLFEGTQNIDRGEWFTIVSSNGGSNNANTSLDRTYYYEVFPSNNLELGLWMESERMLHPVIDQVGVDTQNEVVKEEKRLRYDNSPYGQFLFAVSENLFKNHPYANKNIGEMADLDASTLEEFQQYFKDWYGPNNAALVIAGDIDKKEAKTLVKKYFADIKSRPVPTRNFAKEEPITEKIDAKFFDPNIQIPAIITAYRTPGFKERDSYVLSMVSAYLSDGKTSKLYKKIVDDKKMALQVGAINIDQMDYGIYAIYGLPLGDTSLDALLKEMDEEIVKMQNELISEKDYQKLQNKFENRFVNSNSSIQGIASSLVTNYMLYDDINLINSEIEIYRSITRQEIQDVVKKYLNPNQRVELEYLPKEKTDN, encoded by the coding sequence ATGAAAAATTACCTATTAATTTTAGCCTCTTTTGTGCTTGTTGGCTTCTCTGTCAATGCACAACAGGTTGAATTTGAAGAATTTGATTTAGATAACGGACTTCACGTTATTTTACACCAAGATAATACTGCTCCTGTAGTGACCGTTGGTGTTATGTATGATGTAGGAGGAAAAGATTTGGGAGGTACTGCTGCAGCACCTCGTACTGGTTTTGCTCACTTTTTTGAGCATCTTTTATTTGAAGGTACCCAAAATATAGATCGAGGAGAATGGTTTACAATCGTATCTTCAAATGGTGGTAGCAATAATGCAAACACCTCATTGGATAGAACTTACTATTATGAAGTTTTCCCTTCTAACAATTTAGAATTAGGTCTTTGGATGGAATCTGAAAGAATGCTTCACCCAGTTATTGACCAAGTTGGAGTAGATACTCAAAACGAAGTTGTTAAGGAAGAAAAGCGTCTAAGGTATGATAACTCCCCTTATGGACAGTTTTTATTTGCTGTGAGTGAAAATTTATTTAAAAATCACCCTTATGCAAATAAAAATATTGGAGAAATGGCAGATTTAGACGCCTCTACTTTAGAGGAATTTCAACAATATTTTAAAGATTGGTATGGACCAAACAATGCTGCTCTGGTAATTGCTGGTGATATTGATAAGAAAGAAGCAAAAACATTAGTAAAAAAATATTTTGCAGACATAAAGAGTAGACCAGTACCAACTAGAAATTTTGCTAAAGAAGAACCTATCACAGAAAAAATCGACGCAAAATTCTTCGATCCAAATATTCAAATCCCTGCAATTATTACAGCATATAGAACTCCTGGTTTTAAAGAAAGAGATTCTTATGTTTTGAGTATGGTATCTGCTTATTTAAGTGATGGTAAAACATCAAAATTATACAAAAAAATAGTGGATGATAAAAAAATGGCACTTCAAGTTGGTGCTATCAACATCGATCAAATGGATTATGGTATTTATGCCATTTATGGTCTTCCATTGGGAGATACTTCTCTAGATGCTTTGCTTAAGGAGATGGATGAAGAAATTGTTAAAATGCAAAACGAGCTCATTTCAGAAAAAGATTATCAAAAACTTCAAAATAAATTTGAAAACAGATTTGTAAACTCAAACTCAAGTATTCAAGGTATTGCGAGCTCTTTGGTAACAAATTATATGCTTTATGACGATATCAATTTAATAAATTCTGAAATTGAAATTTACCGTTCAATTACTAGACAGGAAATTCAAGATGTTGTAAAAAAATATTTGAATCCTAACCAACGTGTAGAGTTAGAATATTTACCAAAAGAGAAAACTGACAACTAA
- a CDS encoding M16 family metallopeptidase gives MKFKISILVVAFLMSVSAFAQVDRSKMPEPGPAPKISLEKPQEFELKNGLTVLVVENHKLPRVSYSLTIDNKPMTVGDKAGVESLIGAMLGNGTKNISKDEFNEEVDFLGANIGFSFRGGYASSLSKYSDRILELMADAAINPLLIEEEFEKEKAKLIDGLKSEENSVDAVAGRVGSALAYGKNHPYGEFTTEETVNNVSYGDAVAFYEKYFNPNNAYLVVVGDVSFKDVKKQIEKHFSKWEKSVGIDYTVPDEAPNAQYTQINFVDMPNAVQSNISLTNNVDLEMKDDDYHSVLIANKILGGGFNSYLNMNLREEHGYTYGARSGIGTDEYASRFTAGAAVRNMVTDSAVVETLKEINRIKTEPIEQDMLKNAKAKYVGDFVLALESPQTIARYALNIKLNDLPDDFYTTYLQKINAVTADDVNRVANKYFKTENARIVVIGKGSEVLENLQKTGIPIKYYDKFAAETEKPSYEIEMPADMDATKVMQSYIDAIGGKAALDKVNSVYMTAEAELQPGVMMNLEMKKTSKNQAMSEVSAMGQSFMKSVVNPEGGYIVQQGQRKDMTPEELKDAKVESSPFPEVNYLNGGVTLEKIEMVDGVKAYKVNVSDSKSLYYDVETGLKIKQVETSEAGSQSVFYDEYKDVGGIKFPFKIGQTAGPRRFDFTVKSVKVNEGVSDADFD, from the coding sequence ATGAAATTTAAAATATCCATATTAGTCGTAGCATTTTTAATGTCGGTTAGTGCATTTGCACAAGTTGATCGATCTAAAATGCCCGAACCAGGTCCTGCTCCAAAAATATCACTGGAGAAGCCTCAAGAATTTGAATTAAAAAACGGACTTACTGTTCTAGTGGTAGAAAACCATAAGTTACCAAGAGTATCATACTCCTTAACAATTGATAATAAGCCAATGACTGTTGGTGATAAAGCAGGAGTTGAGAGTTTAATTGGCGCTATGTTAGGTAACGGGACAAAAAACATTTCTAAAGATGAATTTAACGAAGAAGTAGACTTTTTAGGCGCAAATATTGGCTTTAGTTTTAGAGGAGGCTACGCAAGTTCATTATCAAAATATTCTGATCGTATCTTAGAATTAATGGCAGATGCTGCAATTAACCCTTTATTAATCGAGGAAGAATTTGAGAAAGAAAAAGCTAAACTTATAGACGGTTTAAAATCTGAAGAAAATAGCGTTGATGCAGTGGCTGGAAGAGTTGGGTCTGCTTTGGCTTATGGTAAAAATCATCCTTATGGAGAATTTACCACAGAAGAAACTGTAAATAATGTAAGCTATGGTGATGCTGTAGCATTTTACGAAAAATATTTCAACCCTAACAACGCTTATCTAGTTGTTGTTGGAGATGTATCTTTTAAGGACGTGAAAAAGCAAATTGAAAAACATTTTTCTAAATGGGAAAAATCTGTTGGTATAGATTATACAGTTCCCGATGAAGCTCCAAATGCACAGTACACACAAATTAACTTTGTTGATATGCCAAACGCTGTACAATCTAATATCTCTTTGACAAACAATGTAGATTTAGAAATGAAAGATGACGATTACCATTCTGTCTTAATTGCCAATAAAATTTTAGGTGGAGGCTTTAATAGCTACTTAAACATGAACCTTCGTGAAGAACATGGTTATACCTATGGCGCAAGATCTGGAATTGGTACAGATGAATATGCATCACGTTTCACCGCAGGTGCAGCTGTTAGAAATATGGTAACAGATAGCGCAGTTGTTGAAACTTTGAAAGAAATCAACCGTATTAAAACTGAGCCTATTGAGCAAGATATGCTTAAAAACGCAAAAGCTAAATATGTTGGAGATTTTGTGTTGGCTCTAGAAAGCCCACAAACTATTGCACGTTACGCTTTAAATATTAAGCTTAATGATCTTCCAGATGATTTTTACACGACTTATTTACAAAAAATTAATGCAGTTACTGCAGATGATGTAAATCGTGTGGCCAACAAGTATTTTAAAACTGAAAACGCTCGTATCGTCGTTATTGGTAAAGGAAGCGAAGTATTAGAAAACCTTCAAAAAACAGGAATTCCTATTAAATACTACGATAAGTTTGCAGCTGAAACAGAAAAACCATCTTACGAAATTGAAATGCCAGCAGATATGGACGCTACCAAAGTAATGCAATCTTATATAGATGCCATTGGTGGAAAAGCTGCTTTAGATAAAGTAAACTCTGTTTATATGACTGCGGAAGCGGAATTACAACCTGGTGTGATGATGAACTTGGAGATGAAGAAAACATCCAAAAACCAAGCCATGTCAGAAGTGTCTGCAATGGGACAATCATTTATGAAATCTGTTGTTAATCCTGAAGGTGGATATATCGTCCAGCAAGGGCAACGTAAAGACATGACACCTGAAGAATTGAAAGATGCTAAGGTAGAATCATCTCCTTTTCCTGAAGTTAACTATTTAAACGGTGGTGTTACTTTAGAAAAAATTGAAATGGTAGATGGTGTCAAAGCGTATAAAGTAAATGTAAGCGACAGCAAATCTTTATATTATGATGTTGAAACAGGTTTAAAAATAAAACAAGTTGAAACTAGTGAAGCAGGATCACAATCTGTATTCTATGATGAATATAAAGATGTTGGAGGTATCAAGTTTCCTTTTAAAATAGGGCAAACTGCAGGACCACGTCGCTTTGACTTTACAGTTAAATCTGTTAAAGTAAACGAAGGTGTATCTGATGCAGATTTTGACTAA
- a CDS encoding DMT family transporter: MSDTTKKWLFLFVLSIIWGSSFILIKKSLLGLTPYQLGALRTIITGIFLFSVGLKGLKSIKKNEWKWIVISGFIGSFIPAFLFAIAETEIDSAITSILNSLVPLNAILLGFAIFKIGFTKRQLFGVIIGFVGTSILILRGAEMNPNQNYLYAGFVIISTVMYALNVNIIKKYLQNVKPLSIATGNYVGIIVPAIVVLLFSDFFTDETFANPNFKMSMVYVIILSFFGTALAKVLFNTLVQISTPVFASSVTYLMPVVALTWGLLDDEEFGWFQILASAIILVGVYLGNKGRYKKSPK, encoded by the coding sequence ATGAGTGATACTACTAAGAAATGGCTTTTCCTCTTTGTTCTATCTATTATTTGGGGGAGTTCATTTATATTAATTAAGAAGTCACTATTAGGATTAACACCGTATCAATTAGGTGCTCTACGAACAATTATTACTGGAATTTTTCTATTTTCGGTGGGTTTAAAAGGACTCAAATCAATAAAAAAAAACGAATGGAAATGGATCGTGATTTCAGGATTTATAGGATCATTTATACCTGCTTTTTTATTTGCTATTGCAGAAACTGAAATCGATAGTGCAATTACTTCAATTTTAAACTCGTTAGTACCTTTAAATGCCATTTTGTTAGGATTCGCCATTTTTAAGATTGGGTTTACAAAACGTCAGTTATTTGGAGTTATCATTGGTTTTGTAGGAACAAGTATCCTTATTTTGAGAGGAGCTGAAATGAATCCAAATCAAAATTATTTATACGCTGGCTTTGTAATTATCTCAACAGTCATGTATGCGCTAAATGTGAATATTATAAAAAAGTACCTTCAAAATGTAAAGCCATTGAGTATTGCTACGGGAAATTATGTTGGTATTATAGTTCCTGCGATAGTAGTTCTCTTATTTAGTGATTTTTTTACTGATGAAACATTTGCCAATCCAAACTTTAAAATGTCAATGGTTTATGTTATCATTTTATCTTTCTTCGGAACTGCGCTCGCCAAGGTACTCTTCAATACTTTAGTGCAGATATCAACACCAGTTTTTGCATCTTCTGTAACCTATTTAATGCCAGTTGTTGCTTTAACTTGGGGATTGCTGGATGATGAAGAATTTGGATGGTTTCAAATATTGGCCAGTGCCATTATACTGGTAGGTGTGTATTTAGGTAATAAGGGTAGATATAAAAAAAGCCCGAAATAA
- a CDS encoding heavy-metal-associated domain-containing protein — MKTLKNIFAIALISVSIVACKSDKDPEVITVESTSQINTNAAKKLDPNATYAKAEFGIEGMTCAMGCAKTIEKKMARMDGVKSAKVDFDKQIAMVEYDEAMVTPKTLEEAVSKAGDTYKVKDMKTVESFSTEKEACKANCDKACCAEKSEDSKKMACAEDCKKDCCSKKA; from the coding sequence ATGAAAACATTAAAGAACATATTTGCGATTGCATTGATTTCGGTTTCAATTGTTGCTTGTAAAAGCGATAAAGATCCAGAAGTTATAACTGTAGAATCTACCTCACAAATCAATACAAACGCAGCTAAAAAATTAGATCCGAATGCTACTTATGCAAAGGCGGAATTTGGTATTGAAGGAATGACTTGTGCTATGGGTTGCGCTAAAACCATAGAAAAGAAAATGGCTAGAATGGATGGCGTAAAATCTGCTAAGGTAGATTTTGACAAACAAATAGCAATGGTTGAGTACGATGAAGCCATGGTTACTCCAAAAACTTTAGAGGAAGCTGTTTCAAAAGCGGGTGATACTTACAAAGTAAAAGACATGAAAACCGTAGAGTCTTTTTCTACGGAAAAAGAAGCTTGCAAAGCTAATTGTGATAAAGCATGTTGTGCAGAAAAATCTGAGGATTCTAAAAAAATGGCTTGTGCAGAAGATTGTAAAAAAGACTGCTGTTCTAAAAAAGCATAA
- a CDS encoding CYTH domain-containing protein — MIEIERKFLVTSEDFKKDSFKHTRIIQGFLNTHPDRTVRVRVKGDQGFVTVKGKSTENGLSRYEWEKEISKQDAESLLKLCEKGVIDKVRYEVNIGQHVFEVDVFSAENKGLIVAEVELNHEDENYKIPDWLGEEVTGNKRYYNSQLSKHPFKDWS, encoded by the coding sequence ATGATAGAAATAGAACGTAAATTTTTAGTGACTTCGGAAGATTTTAAAAAAGATTCCTTCAAGCATACGCGAATTATTCAGGGTTTTCTTAATACACATCCAGATCGAACAGTTAGAGTTAGGGTTAAAGGAGACCAAGGATTCGTAACAGTTAAAGGAAAATCTACTGAGAATGGCTTGTCTCGTTATGAATGGGAAAAAGAAATTTCTAAACAAGACGCTGAATCACTTTTAAAGCTCTGTGAAAAAGGTGTGATTGATAAAGTGCGTTACGAGGTCAATATAGGACAGCATGTGTTTGAGGTTGATGTGTTTTCAGCAGAGAATAAAGGTTTAATTGTTGCTGAGGTTGAATTAAATCATGAGGATGAAAATTATAAAATACCAGATTGGCTTGGTGAAGAAGTAACCGGTAACAAACGTTATTACAACTCGCAGTTAAGTAAGCATCCATTTAAAGATTGGAGCTAA
- the dinB gene encoding DNA polymerase IV, which produces MQNDLPIRKIIHVDMDAFYASVAQMDDPSLKGKAIAVGGGGARGVISAASYEARKFGVKSAMSGRLAIKLCPHLIFVKTNFDRYKTISQKVRTIFYDYTDLVEPLSLDEAYLDVTQNKKGNPSASLIAQEIRARILNEVGLTASAGISINKFIAKVASDYNKPNGQKTVNPEEVIQFLEDLDIRKFYGVGKVTAEKMYQKGIFTGKDLKAKSLEYLDDNFGKSGRYYYHVVRGIHNSEVKPNRIRKSLAAERTFSENLSSEIFMLEKLNHIAEEVAKRLSKSNVSGKTVTLKIKYSDFTLQTRSKTLPYFIGDKSMILETAKDLLYQEKMSNSVRLLGISLSNLNTESSKNKKVEKTEKPVSMQLRFEF; this is translated from the coding sequence ATGCAAAACGATTTACCAATTAGAAAGATTATTCATGTCGATATGGATGCATTTTATGCCTCTGTAGCGCAAATGGATGATCCCAGTCTAAAAGGAAAAGCGATTGCTGTTGGCGGTGGTGGAGCTCGAGGTGTCATTAGCGCAGCCAGTTATGAAGCGAGAAAGTTTGGAGTGAAAAGCGCTATGTCTGGACGTTTGGCGATTAAATTATGTCCTCATCTTATTTTTGTAAAAACTAATTTTGATCGTTACAAAACCATTTCTCAAAAGGTTAGAACTATCTTCTATGATTATACAGATTTGGTAGAACCCCTCTCCCTTGACGAAGCATATTTGGATGTTACTCAAAACAAAAAAGGAAATCCAAGTGCATCCTTAATTGCCCAAGAAATTAGAGCTCGTATTTTAAATGAAGTTGGTTTAACTGCTTCTGCTGGGATTTCTATCAATAAATTTATAGCCAAAGTAGCTAGCGATTACAACAAGCCTAACGGACAAAAAACCGTGAATCCAGAAGAAGTCATTCAATTTTTAGAGGATCTCGATATTAGAAAATTTTATGGCGTTGGTAAAGTCACCGCAGAGAAAATGTACCAAAAAGGGATTTTTACCGGTAAGGATTTAAAAGCAAAATCTTTGGAGTATCTTGATGATAACTTCGGAAAATCGGGACGTTACTATTATCACGTTGTTCGTGGCATCCATAATAGCGAAGTCAAACCCAATCGTATTAGAAAATCGCTCGCTGCAGAACGTACGTTTAGTGAAAATTTATCTTCGGAAATTTTTATGCTAGAAAAACTAAACCATATTGCAGAAGAGGTTGCCAAGCGACTCAGCAAAAGTAACGTCTCTGGAAAAACAGTGACGCTCAAAATAAAGTACAGTGATTTCACCTTACAAACCCGAAGCAAGACTTTACCATACTTTATAGGCGATAAAAGTATGATTCTTGAAACTGCTAAAGATTTACTGTATCAGGAAAAAATGAGTAATTCGGTACGACTATTAGGGATTTCCTTGTCTAATTTAAATACCGAAAGTTCTAAAAATAAAAAAGTTGAAAAAACGGAAAAACCTGTTAGTATGCAATTGAGGTTTGAATTTTGA
- a CDS encoding nuclear transport factor 2 family protein, translated as MENTLLNSSHRFVKNYLRLYSQRELDIVAFFDDNFIGFDGISTTIYNKQSWIKAIEHDFHEIKNPFEIKITDLDSRLDTNGCIIVAAVSLWYIPVFENAPEFDKIRTVFVLKPNNDTFNILHLSNSISLLPLNNEDVYPTQLLDFLKKSKDEFFKIGKIKDK; from the coding sequence ATGGAAAATACCCTTTTAAATAGTAGCCATAGGTTTGTTAAAAATTATTTAAGATTGTATTCTCAAAGAGAGCTAGATATTGTAGCGTTTTTTGATGACAATTTTATAGGGTTTGATGGAATTTCTACTACAATCTATAACAAACAAAGCTGGATTAAAGCAATCGAGCATGATTTTCATGAAATAAAAAATCCTTTTGAAATTAAAATTACAGATCTTGATTCTAGATTAGATACAAATGGATGTATTATCGTAGCTGCAGTTTCGTTGTGGTATATTCCCGTTTTTGAGAATGCGCCAGAGTTTGATAAAATACGTACAGTGTTTGTATTAAAACCTAATAATGACACTTTTAATATTTTACATTTAAGTAATTCAATCTCATTGCTTCCTTTAAATAATGAAGACGTATATCCTACTCAACTTCTAGATTTCTTAAAAAAATCTAAGGATGAGTTTTTTAAAATAGGTAAAATAAAAGATAAGTAG